The genomic DNA CCCTGACCGTCTCCTCCGGCCAGACCATCGTGCTGGGCGGGCTCATCAGCCGGGAGGAGCGGGCGACGATGGTCCGGGTCCCCCTGCTCGGGGACATTCCCATCATCGGCGAACTGTTCCGCTTCCGGAGCGTGGACCGGCGTGAGAGCGAGGTGATCTTCCTCATCTCGCCCACAGTGATCAAGCAGTGAGGGGGAGGTGCGCGATGAGGCGCGCGCTGTTCGTCCTGCTGCTCCTCGGCGTCGCCTGGGTCCCCACCGCGGCGGCCCAGGCCCCCGCCCCGGCGCAGCCCCTGCCGCCCTTCGACACCCTGCGGTTCTACGACCAGGCGCGGTTCGAAGCGGCGATCGCCCCCTACGCCCAGGCGGTGGCCCGCAACGCGAACGACGCACGGGCGCACTACTGGCTGGGGGTCGCCTACCTGCACGCCGCGCGGTTGCACCGCTTCGGCCTGGCACCGTGGGCCGCCGATCACGCCGGGCGGGCCGTCGCCTCCCTTGAGCGGGCGCTGCAGCTGCAGCCGGCCATCGAGGTGATGCTGGTCCTGGCCGATGCCTACGCTCTGGTGGGAGCCCAGGACAAGCTCAACGAGCTGAATGTCCGTCTCGCCGCCCTGGCCCGCCCGCAGCCGCTCCGCTGACCGGTTCCACCGTATCGCGAGCCTTTCAGAGTACTCGAACCGCCGCACTCCCGATTCGGGATGCGGCGGTTCGAACTGTGACGGGGGTCCTGGCGTCCGGTCCATCCGCGGCATGGCGCGGCCCGGCAGGGTGTGGTCTGATGCTGCTCGGGATCCGCGATGCGTCGGCGACAGGCCGGATGGACGCTGGTCGAGCTCCTGGTGGTCCTGACGCTCGTGGCCGCGGCGGCGGCCGGGCTGTGGCGCCTGCAGCCGTTGCGCGGCCGGCTGGCCCTGCGGGTCGCCGCCACGGCGCTGGTCAGCGACCTCCGCATGGTGCAGGCCCGCAGCCTCGGGGAGCGGAATCCCGACCGGGCCCACGGCCTTGTGCTGTCCGTGGGTTCGGACCGGTACCTGCGGGTTGTGCGCACCGCCGGAGTGGTGGAGGCGGCGGAGATGCGGATCCTCCCGTTCGGCGTGCGCATCACCTACGCGCGATTCGGCGGCGCGGTGCCGACGACCGTGTGGTTCACCGGCGGGAGCTGGTTTGGCGCGCCGTCCGGCGGGGGCACGGTCACCCTGGCCAGCGGCCCGCTCCGGCTGTGCGTGCGCCTGATGCCGGCAACCGGCCGGGCGCGCGTGGCGCACACGGGGTGCCCGTAGGCCCCCGCCCCCGCACAGGGATGCCCCCGCGCAGGGAAGCCTCGGACAGGGGCGAAACTCTGTCCCCCGGGCCGCTCCGCTCAACAGATCCCTGACGACAGGAGAGACCGATGGTCCGCGTGGAGCGCCTCCGCGCGCTCATGGAGGAGCGCGGTGTGGAGGCGATGCTGATCCAGAAGGCCGAGAACCGACGTCACCTCACCGGATTCACCGGATCCGCCGGGGTCGTCCTCGTCACGCCGCGGGAGGCGCTCCTGCTCGTGGACTTCCGCTATGTCGAGCAGGCGGGCGTGGAGGCCTCCGGATTCGAGGTGATCAAAGCCGACCGGCAGTTCATCGACACGCTGGTCGAGGTCGTCGCGGCCCGGGGGCTCCGGCGCATCGGATTCGAAAGCGACGGGCTCACCTACAAGCAGTACGACGATTTCTCCCGCCGCCTCGCTCCCGCCTCGCTGGTTCCCATAGACGGGGTGGACCGCCTGCGCTGGGTTAAAGACCGCGAGGAGATCGAGCGCATCACCCGCGCCGTCGAGATCGCCGACCGTGCCTTCGCCCACATCCGGGGGATGCTCCGGCCGGGAGCGGTGGAGCGCGACCTCGCCATCGAGATGGAGTTCTTCATGCGCCGCCAAGGGGCGGAAAAGGAGGCGTTCGAGACCATCGTGGCCAGCGGGCCGCGATCGGCGCTCCCCCACGGGCGTGCCAGCGACCGCGCCCTGGGGGCGGGGGAGTTCGTCACCCTGGACTTCGGGGCGATGGTGGACGGCTACGTCTCCGACTGCACCCGCACCGTGGTCCTGGGAGAAACGACCCCCAGGCACGAGGAGATCTACGGGATCGTGCTCCGGGCCCAGCAGGAGGCGCTGGCCGGTCTCAGACCGGGAATGACCGGTCGGGAGGCGGACGCTCTGGCGCGGAACGTCATCGCCGCGTCCGGGTACGGCGAGGCCTTCGGCCACAGCCTGGGTCACGGCGTCGGCCTGGCCGTTCACGAGGGGCCGACGCTCTCGCCGCGCGAGGAGGCCGTGCTCTCGCCCGGCATGGTGGTCACGGTGGAGCCGGGGATCTACCTTCCGGGCTGGGGCGGGGTGCGTATCGAGGACCTCGTCGTGATCACCGCCGACGGCTGCCGCGTGCTGACCCGCGCGCCGAAGGAGTTGTCGGTCCCGTAGGCCGGGCCCGCGGGGTGCCGGCGCCGGATGCGGAGGGTTGCTGGCGCCGGATGCGGATTGGTAAAGTGAAAGATTGGCGGGATCCGCACAGGGCATCTCGGATCCCTGTTGTTGATCTTCGCCGTTGATCTTCGGGAGGGTGGCATGATCGCCAGCGGAGAATTCCGGCCCGGCGTCGTCGTCGAGCTGGACGGCGAGTTGTTCGCCGTGGTCCAGACTCATCACCACAAGCGCGCCCAGCGTCAGGCCTTCGTGCGGGCGAAGCTGAGGAATGTGCGGACGGGCGCCGTGCTGGAGCGGAACTTCACCTCCGACGAGCGCGTCCGGCAGGTGTACCTCGACCGCAAGCCGATGCAGTTTCTCTACGTCCAGGGCGACGAGTACGTGATGATGGACCACGAGACCTTCGAGCAGCTGCCCCTACACCGGGACCTACTGGGCGACGCGGTGCACTTCCTCAAGGAGAACACCGATGTGACCGTGGTGTTCTACGAGGGGCGGCCGATCGGCGTCGAGCTGCCCAACACCGTGGAGCTCCAGGTGGTGGAGACCTCGCCGGGATTCCGCGGGGACACCGCGGCGGGCAGCAGCAAGCCGGCGCGTCTGGAGACGGGGGTCACCGTGCAGGTGCCCTTTTTCGTCAACGTGGGCGACCGGGTGCGTGTGGACACGCGGACCGGCCAGTACCTGGAACGCGTGAAGTAGCGTCCTCCGCGCAGCCCACCGAGAGGTTTGCCCGGGGGTCCCGTCCCTGCTATAATTCCTTCGTGCTGGACCACCCACGGGTTGTACGTCGCGGGCCTGGCCCGACGGACGTCGAGGCCGGGACGGCGAGCCACCCGGTCATCCCAGGGTGGTTCTTTCGTTGATGTCCCGGCGGCGGACCCGAGAACTGGCCCTGCAGGTGATGTTCGAGGTCGATGTCGGCCGGCAGCCCCTCCAGGACGCCCTGGCCCGGGTCCGGGGGGAGGTCGGCGAGACGGAGTGGGCGTACCTGCACGAGATCTGCACGGGCACCTGGGCCCGGCGGCCGGAGCTGGACCGCATCCTCCAGGGGCTGACCACGGACTGGGCCCTGGATCGTCTGGCCAACACCGACCGCACCGTCCTGCGCCTGGCCGCCTACGAACTCCTCCACACCGAGACCCCGCCACAGGTCGTGATCAACGAGGCCGTGGAGCTCGCCAAGCGCTACGGTACGGAGGATTCCGGTCGGTTCGTCAACGGCGTGCTGGGTGCCCTGGTGCGCCGGCACCGGCGGGCGCCCGTCGGCGATGACCACTGACCCGGTGCGCGCCCACCTCTGGATCAGCGGCGTGGTGCAGGGGGTGGGGTTCCGGTTCTTTGCCGTCCGCGCCGCCCGCCGTCACGGCGTGAGCGGGTTCGTCCGCAATCTCCCCGACGGGCGGGTGGAGGTGGAGGCGGAGGGACCGCGTGAGATGGTCCTCGGGTTCATTGCGGAGATGCAGCGAGGTCCGGCGGGCGCCGTCGTCGCCGCGGTCGATGTGCAGTGGGAGCCGCCGGCGGGCCGCCAGGGGTTTGTCATCCAGTGAGCGGGGTCGATCCGGTGATGAGCGCGCAGGCGGCCGTTGACGATCTGGCCGTCTTTCTCGCCACCCGCGCCCGTCTGGTCGACGACGCGCTGGACCGCTACCTCCCTCCGGCCACGGCGCATCCGGCCATCATCCACGAGGCGATGCGGTACTCGGTCTTCGCCGGGGGGAAACACCTGCGCCCGCTGCTGGTGATGGCCTCGGCTGAGGCCTACGGCGCGAGGCCGCAGGATGTCCTCCCCGTGGCCTGCGCCGTGGACCTCATCCATACCTACTCGCTCATTCACGACGACCTGCCGGCGATGGACAACTCCGATGTCCGCCGCGGGCGTCCGACCTGTCACATCGCCTTCGGCGAAGCGATCGCCATCCTGGCCGGGGACGCGCTCCACGCCCTGGCCTTCCAGCTCATCGCGGATGCGGCCCCGGTCTTCGGCGCGGAGCGGACGCTGCAGGTCAGCGCCGAGATCGCCGCCGCCATCGGCACGGCGGGCATGGTCGGCGGGCAGGTGTGCGATCTGCTGGCCGAGGTGCCGGTGCGCCGCTTTCCCGGAGGCACGCTGCCTCCGAAGCGGCCGCTGCCCGACACGGTGCGGGAGATCCACACCCGCAAGACCGCCGCGCTGATCCGGGCCGCGGTGCGGTCGGGAGCCATCCTGGCCGGCGCCCCCGCCCACGACCTCCAGGCGCTGTCCGTCTACGGCGAACACCTCGGCCTCGCCTATCAGATCATCGACGACGTCCTCGATGTGGTGGGCGACGCGGCGAAACTCGGGAAACCGACGGGCAGCGACAGCGCCAAGGCCACCTATCCCGCGGCCTTCGGTCTGGAACGCTCCCGGCAGATCGCCGCCGAGCTGACCGCCCGGGCCCGGGCCAGCCTGCAGCCCCTGGGCGCGCGGGCGCGCCTGCTGGACGCGCTCGCCGGCCTCCTGCTCACGAGGGACGCGTGACGACCGCCGCGGCGCGCCGGGAACGGTTGGATGTGGTGCTGGTGGCCCGGGGATTTCTGCCGACGCGGGCCAAAGCGCAGGCAGCCATTCTGGCCGGCGAGGTCTACGTCGGGGGCGCGCGGGTCACCAAACCGGGCCTCGCCGTGGCCCCCGACGCCCCGATCGAGATCCGTCCCCTCCGGCCTGCGTACGTCAGCCGGGGCGGACTCAAGCTCGACCACGCCCTGACCGT from Armatimonadota bacterium includes the following:
- a CDS encoding polyprenyl synthetase family protein, with amino-acid sequence MSAQAAVDDLAVFLATRARLVDDALDRYLPPATAHPAIIHEAMRYSVFAGGKHLRPLLVMASAEAYGARPQDVLPVACAVDLIHTYSLIHDDLPAMDNSDVRRGRPTCHIAFGEAIAILAGDALHALAFQLIADAAPVFGAERTLQVSAEIAAAIGTAGMVGGQVCDLLAEVPVRRFPGGTLPPKRPLPDTVREIHTRKTAALIRAAVRSGAILAGAPAHDLQALSVYGEHLGLAYQIIDDVLDVVGDAAKLGKPTGSDSAKATYPAAFGLERSRQIAAELTARARASLQPLGARARLLDALAGLLLTRDA
- a CDS encoding prepilin-type N-terminal cleavage/methylation domain-containing protein, whose translation is MRRRQAGWTLVELLVVLTLVAAAAAGLWRLQPLRGRLALRVAATALVSDLRMVQARSLGERNPDRAHGLVLSVGSDRYLRVVRTAGVVEAAEMRILPFGVRITYARFGGAVPTTVWFTGGSWFGAPSGGGTVTLASGPLRLCVRLMPATGRARVAHTGCP
- the nusB gene encoding transcription antitermination factor NusB; its protein translation is MSRRRTRELALQVMFEVDVGRQPLQDALARVRGEVGETEWAYLHEICTGTWARRPELDRILQGLTTDWALDRLANTDRTVLRLAAYELLHTETPPQVVINEAVELAKRYGTEDSGRFVNGVLGALVRRHRRAPVGDDH
- a CDS encoding Xaa-Pro peptidase family protein, translated to MVRVERLRALMEERGVEAMLIQKAENRRHLTGFTGSAGVVLVTPREALLLVDFRYVEQAGVEASGFEVIKADRQFIDTLVEVVAARGLRRIGFESDGLTYKQYDDFSRRLAPASLVPIDGVDRLRWVKDREEIERITRAVEIADRAFAHIRGMLRPGAVERDLAIEMEFFMRRQGAEKEAFETIVASGPRSALPHGRASDRALGAGEFVTLDFGAMVDGYVSDCTRTVVLGETTPRHEEIYGIVLRAQQEALAGLRPGMTGREADALARNVIAASGYGEAFGHSLGHGVGLAVHEGPTLSPREEAVLSPGMVVTVEPGIYLPGWGGVRIEDLVVITADGCRVLTRAPKELSVP
- the efp gene encoding elongation factor P, producing MIASGEFRPGVVVELDGELFAVVQTHHHKRAQRQAFVRAKLRNVRTGAVLERNFTSDERVRQVYLDRKPMQFLYVQGDEYVMMDHETFEQLPLHRDLLGDAVHFLKENTDVTVVFYEGRPIGVELPNTVELQVVETSPGFRGDTAAGSSKPARLETGVTVQVPFFVNVGDRVRVDTRTGQYLERVK
- a CDS encoding tetratricopeptide repeat protein, yielding MRRALFVLLLLGVAWVPTAAAQAPAPAQPLPPFDTLRFYDQARFEAAIAPYAQAVARNANDARAHYWLGVAYLHAARLHRFGLAPWAADHAGRAVASLERALQLQPAIEVMLVLADAYALVGAQDKLNELNVRLAALARPQPLR
- a CDS encoding acylphosphatase, which translates into the protein MTTDPVRAHLWISGVVQGVGFRFFAVRAARRHGVSGFVRNLPDGRVEVEAEGPREMVLGFIAEMQRGPAGAVVAAVDVQWEPPAGRQGFVIQ